A single genomic interval of Zobellia nedashkovskayae harbors:
- a CDS encoding glycerophosphodiester phosphodiesterase, with amino-acid sequence MSKLYILTIFCVLVVSSCMENNKPLVIGHRGAMGHETENTIASIEKAMELSVDMLEIDVFKIKSGEIVVFHDDNVERLTDGKGEIESYTLSELTALTVKGGHKIPTLQEVLDVMGGKTQLNIELKGRNTATDVNRMIEADVKEGKWRLNDIIISSFEWDELRDMRKLNPDVRIAILIEEDPLDALEVGKELNAEAINPSFKKLTAENNLKIKEAGFKIYPWTVNEPQDILHMKRFGVDGIITNYPERVN; translated from the coding sequence ATGAGTAAGTTGTATATTCTGACTATCTTTTGTGTTTTAGTAGTATCAAGTTGTATGGAGAATAATAAACCCCTAGTAATTGGTCACCGTGGTGCCATGGGGCATGAAACCGAAAACACTATCGCCTCTATTGAAAAGGCTATGGAATTGAGTGTAGATATGCTAGAAATCGATGTTTTTAAAATTAAAAGCGGAGAAATTGTAGTTTTTCATGATGACAACGTAGAGCGTTTGACGGATGGAAAAGGTGAAATAGAAAGCTACACCCTTAGCGAATTGACAGCTTTGACGGTTAAAGGTGGACATAAAATTCCAACGCTTCAGGAAGTTTTGGATGTCATGGGAGGAAAGACGCAATTGAATATTGAGTTGAAAGGAAGAAACACGGCAACGGATGTAAATAGAATGATTGAAGCCGATGTGAAAGAAGGAAAGTGGAGGTTAAACGATATTATCATTTCCAGTTTTGAATGGGATGAATTGCGAGACATGCGCAAGCTAAATCCAGATGTTCGTATTGCTATCCTAATTGAGGAAGACCCACTAGATGCGCTAGAAGTTGGTAAAGAGTTAAATGCAGAAGCTATCAATCCAAGTTTTAAAAAACTTACAGCAGAGAACAACCTGAAAATAAAGGAAGCAGGTTTTAAAATTTATCCTTGGACAGTGAACGAACCACAAGATATTCTACATATGAAGAGATTTGGTGTAGACGGTATCATTACCAATTATCCTGAACGCGTAAATTAA
- a CDS encoding glycoside hydrolase family 65 protein: protein MQEYIKADPWSIIEEGFDKELVKSSESIFSIGNGAMGQRANFEEQYSGETFQGSYIAGVYYPDKTRVGWWKNGYPEYFAKVLNAPNWIGVDIYIDGEVLDLNTCKKVERFSRELNMKEGWYQRIFTAVLPNEAKISVKVTRFLSLDLDEVGAINYEITAESGDAEIKFVPYLDSGITNEDSNWDDKFWNTTSVTSEANQAFIEAHTMKTNFETCTFMESRLFLNGNALDSKPVEQIAELRVAHEYVKAIKKGETLALHKFGGYVVSRNHKASALVEASKKSLTKAFNLGFEALLDKQKQAWAKIWEMSDITIEGDIKAQQGIRFNIFQLNQTYLGKDSHLNIGPKGFTGEKYGGSTYWDTEAYCIPFYMATKDQNVARSLLKYRYNHLEKAIENAQKLGFSNGAALYPMVTMNGEECHNEWEITFEEIHRNGAIAFAIYNYYRFTGDYSYIPEMGLEVLIGIARFWHQRANFSALKNKYVILGVTGPNEYENNVNNNYYTNYLAKWCIDFAIEQLQKVDDGYNEDYNRIIGKTKLTDAEVGQWAKVADNMYFPYSEDKGVFLQQDGFLDKQLVTVSELPKAQRPINQKWSWDRILRSPYIKQADVLQCFYFFEDHFSEEELEKHFDFYEPFTVHESSLSPCVHSIQAAKLNRMQQAYTFYLRTSRLDLDDYNREVEEGLHITSMAGTWMSIVEGFGGMRVVDDKLSFEPKIPEQWKAYSFKINFRGRILKVTVKKDSTELLLNGQEDMSIRLKGERIVLEPNKVKVV, encoded by the coding sequence ATGCAAGAGTATATAAAAGCAGACCCTTGGTCAATAATCGAAGAGGGATTTGATAAGGAATTGGTCAAGTCATCCGAAAGTATTTTCAGTATTGGTAACGGCGCCATGGGGCAACGTGCCAATTTTGAAGAACAGTATTCAGGTGAAACTTTTCAGGGGAGTTATATAGCTGGGGTTTATTATCCTGATAAAACACGTGTTGGCTGGTGGAAAAATGGCTATCCAGAGTATTTTGCAAAGGTTTTAAACGCACCTAATTGGATTGGTGTTGATATTTATATAGATGGAGAGGTTCTGGATTTGAATACTTGTAAAAAAGTAGAAAGATTCAGCCGGGAGCTTAATATGAAAGAAGGCTGGTACCAACGTATTTTTACTGCTGTTTTACCAAATGAAGCAAAAATTTCAGTAAAAGTAACCCGATTTTTATCTCTTGATTTAGATGAGGTAGGAGCAATCAATTATGAGATTACAGCTGAGAGCGGTGATGCAGAAATAAAATTTGTTCCTTACCTAGATAGTGGTATTACCAATGAAGATTCTAACTGGGACGATAAGTTCTGGAACACCACTTCCGTTACTTCAGAAGCTAATCAAGCTTTTATTGAAGCGCATACCATGAAAACCAATTTTGAGACCTGCACTTTTATGGAAAGCAGGTTGTTTCTTAATGGTAATGCATTGGATAGTAAACCAGTGGAACAAATTGCAGAATTACGTGTTGCACACGAATATGTAAAAGCGATTAAGAAAGGTGAAACTTTGGCACTTCATAAATTTGGAGGATATGTGGTTTCTCGGAATCATAAAGCTTCCGCATTGGTAGAAGCTTCTAAAAAGTCATTAACTAAAGCTTTCAATTTAGGGTTTGAAGCGCTGTTGGATAAACAAAAACAGGCTTGGGCCAAAATATGGGAGATGAGTGACATCACCATTGAGGGCGATATAAAAGCGCAGCAAGGTATTCGGTTTAATATTTTTCAGCTTAACCAAACCTATCTAGGTAAAGATTCCCATTTAAATATAGGTCCAAAAGGTTTTACAGGGGAGAAGTATGGCGGTAGCACCTATTGGGATACTGAAGCCTATTGTATTCCTTTTTACATGGCTACTAAGGACCAAAATGTTGCTCGTAGTTTATTAAAATATAGATATAATCATCTGGAAAAGGCTATCGAAAATGCTCAGAAATTAGGCTTTTCTAACGGTGCGGCCCTTTATCCAATGGTAACTATGAATGGTGAGGAGTGTCATAATGAATGGGAAATTACTTTTGAAGAAATACACCGTAACGGAGCTATAGCTTTCGCTATTTATAACTACTATCGTTTTACGGGAGACTACTCATATATTCCTGAAATGGGTCTTGAAGTTCTTATTGGTATTGCTCGTTTCTGGCATCAAAGAGCCAACTTCTCGGCCCTTAAAAATAAATATGTGATCTTGGGTGTAACAGGGCCCAATGAATATGAAAACAACGTTAACAATAACTATTATACGAACTATTTGGCCAAGTGGTGTATTGATTTTGCCATAGAGCAACTGCAGAAAGTAGATGACGGATATAATGAAGATTATAATCGCATTATCGGTAAAACTAAACTTACCGATGCAGAGGTTGGTCAATGGGCAAAGGTAGCTGACAATATGTACTTTCCTTATTCAGAAGATAAGGGTGTCTTTTTGCAGCAAGATGGTTTTTTAGATAAGCAATTGGTTACGGTTAGTGAACTTCCAAAGGCACAAAGACCTATCAATCAAAAATGGAGTTGGGACCGTATTTTGCGTTCGCCATATATTAAGCAAGCAGATGTACTTCAATGCTTCTATTTCTTTGAAGACCACTTTTCAGAAGAGGAGCTAGAAAAGCATTTCGATTTTTATGAACCTTTTACGGTTCACGAATCATCATTATCGCCGTGCGTGCATAGTATTCAAGCTGCAAAGCTTAATCGCATGCAACAGGCCTACACTTTCTATCTTAGAACGTCTAGATTAGATTTGGATGATTATAACAGGGAGGTAGAAGAAGGCTTGCACATCACATCTATGGCAGGTACTTGGATGAGTATTGTTGAAGGTTTTGGGGGAATGAGAGTTGTAGATGATAAACTTTCTTTTGAGCCAAAAATACCGGAACAATGGAAAGCCTATTCATTTAAAATCAACTTTAGAGGTCGCATTCTTAAAGTAACCGTGAAAAAAGATAGTACAGAGCTTCTATTGAATGGTCAAGAAGATATGTCAATTCGCTTAAAAGGAGAGCGAATTGTTTTGGAACCCAACAAGGTTAAAGTAGTTTAA
- a CDS encoding alpha-amylase family protein, with protein sequence MDQNKKKVVYHVFTRLFGNTNTTNKPWGTIGENGVGKFADFSKKALEEIKNLGVTHIWYTGVPHHAVINDYTAYGISNDDPDVVKGRAGSPYAVKDYYNVNPDLAKNPENRLKEFKNLISRTHKAGLKLIIDIVPNHVARKYEGGSTPEGTEPFGASDDTSVEYNRDNNFYYIPNTPFQVPEWRGGYLPLGGENHEGVDHEFSENPAKWTGNGSRLAKPDFNDWYETVKINYGVRPDGSYDFEVLPDDFGGKDYKAHYEFWQERSVPNSWIKFKDIALYWIDMGVDGFRYDMAEMVPVEFWSYMNSNIKMKNPEAFLMAEVYNPHEYRNYIFRGKMDYLYDKVEMYDSLKGIMQGNGWTDHIPVIKGGTKDIEHHLLHFLENHDEQRIASPDFAGDAKKGKPAMVVSATMTTAPVMIYFGQEVGEPAAEKAGFGGPTRTSIFDYIGVPHHQRWLNNKKFDGGQLSENEAELRDFYQRLLTFTVNSEALMGAYQDIHFYNKDHTEYYNHHVLSYVRWSENEKLIVISNFDANDWFGFELKLPENIVREWQLSNGEHTITDALYGVEKTLKVENGFAQVRIDINPLESFIFVVK encoded by the coding sequence ATGGATCAAAATAAAAAGAAGGTCGTATACCACGTTTTTACAAGATTGTTTGGTAATACAAACACAACTAATAAACCTTGGGGTACTATTGGGGAGAACGGAGTAGGAAAGTTTGCGGATTTTTCAAAGAAAGCCTTAGAGGAAATAAAAAACTTGGGTGTTACTCATATATGGTATACCGGTGTGCCTCATCATGCTGTAATAAACGATTACACGGCATACGGTATTTCCAATGACGACCCAGATGTTGTAAAGGGTAGAGCAGGTTCGCCCTACGCCGTAAAGGACTATTATAATGTAAATCCTGATTTGGCGAAGAATCCAGAAAACAGGTTAAAAGAGTTTAAAAACTTAATTAGCCGCACGCATAAAGCAGGTCTTAAATTGATTATTGATATCGTGCCAAATCATGTGGCACGCAAGTATGAGGGTGGGTCTACACCTGAAGGTACGGAGCCTTTTGGGGCCTCTGATGATACATCGGTAGAATACAATCGAGATAATAATTTCTATTACATTCCTAACACTCCTTTTCAGGTTCCTGAATGGCGTGGTGGTTATTTGCCGTTAGGAGGAGAGAATCACGAAGGCGTAGACCATGAATTTTCTGAAAACCCCGCAAAGTGGACAGGGAATGGGTCGCGTTTGGCAAAACCGGATTTTAACGATTGGTACGAAACCGTAAAAATAAATTACGGTGTAAGACCGGATGGCTCGTATGATTTTGAAGTACTCCCAGATGATTTTGGAGGAAAGGACTATAAAGCTCATTATGAATTTTGGCAAGAACGTTCTGTTCCCAATTCCTGGATAAAATTTAAAGATATAGCCCTTTATTGGATTGATATGGGGGTAGATGGATTCCGTTACGATATGGCCGAAATGGTACCGGTAGAATTTTGGAGTTATATGAACTCTAATATTAAAATGAAAAATCCCGAGGCCTTTTTAATGGCTGAGGTGTACAACCCTCATGAATACCGTAATTATATTTTTAGAGGTAAAATGGACTACCTATATGACAAGGTAGAGATGTACGATTCTTTAAAAGGTATCATGCAAGGCAATGGCTGGACCGATCATATACCGGTAATAAAAGGTGGGACAAAAGATATTGAACATCACTTGTTACATTTCTTGGAAAATCATGATGAGCAGCGTATTGCTTCCCCAGATTTTGCTGGTGATGCCAAAAAGGGAAAACCTGCTATGGTGGTTTCTGCAACGATGACTACTGCTCCGGTTATGATTTATTTTGGTCAGGAAGTGGGTGAGCCGGCAGCAGAAAAAGCTGGTTTTGGAGGTCCTACCCGTACCTCTATTTTTGATTATATAGGTGTTCCACATCATCAACGGTGGTTAAATAATAAGAAATTTGACGGCGGTCAGCTTTCTGAAAATGAAGCTGAATTACGTGATTTCTATCAGCGTTTATTGACTTTTACGGTCAATAGTGAAGCATTAATGGGAGCTTATCAAGACATTCATTTTTATAATAAAGACCATACGGAATATTATAACCATCATGTGCTTTCTTATGTACGTTGGTCCGAAAATGAGAAATTAATCGTTATCTCTAATTTTGATGCGAATGACTGGTTCGGTTTTGAATTGAAGCTTCCTGAAAACATCGTTCGTGAATGGCAATTGTCTAATGGAGAACATACTATAACCGATGCACTTTATGGGGTTGAGAAAACTTTGAAAGTAGAAAATGGTTTTGCTCAAGTGCGAATCGATATAAATCCACTTGAGTCTTTTATTTTCGTCGTAAAATAG